A single region of the Cryptococcus decagattii chromosome 4, complete sequence genome encodes:
- a CDS encoding ribonucleoprotein-associated protein: MSAQPNPKAFPLANAQLTNQILDLIQQAQHYKQLKKGANEATKTLNRGICEFIVMTADVEPIEIVLHLPLLCEDKNVPYVFLPSKTALGRACGVSRPVIAASVTTNEARELNAQIQAVKNEIEKLLI, translated from the exons ATGTCTGCTCAACCCAACCCCAAGGCTTTCCCTTTGGCCAACGCCCAGCTCACCAACCAG ATCCTCGACTTGATCCAGCAGGCTCAGCACTACAAGCAGCTCAAGAAGGG CGCCAACGAAGCCACCAAGACCCTTAACCGAGGTATCTGCGAGTTCATCGTCATGACCGCGGATGTTGAGCCTATTGAGATTGTCCTTCACCTCCCCCTCCTCTGTGAGGACAAGAACGTCCCCTAcgtcttcttgccttccaAGACTGCCCTTGGTAGGGCTTGCGGTGTTTCTAGGCCTGTTATCGCTGCCAGTGTTACTACCAACGAGGCTAGGGAGTTGAACGCCCAGATTCAAGCTGTCAAG AACGAGATTGAGAAGCTCCTCATCTAA
- a CDS encoding aconitate hydratase, mitochondrial — MLRLIRTLQPLQRRGLATINSSIQGSPLEPSTFIDYEKVSQQIAQVRKRHGKPLTLAEKILYGHLEDPNAQELKRGTSQLRLRPKRVALHDANAQMALLQYMTTGIPRVRVPTSVHTDHLITAREGAGPDMDRAIAANKEVYDFLQTACAKYGIAFWKPGAGILHQVIFEQYAYPGGLMIGSDSHTPNAAGLGMLGIGVGGMEAVDVMAGLAYEVKHPNIIGVNLTGKLGPWSTTKDIILKLASILTVRGGTGSIIEYFGSGAESLSATGMGTIGNMGAEVGATCSVFPFNQGMADYLELTGRSTIARAAENYRDDLKADENAVYDRLIDINLSELEPHINGPFTPDLSWPISGMGEAVKNTDWPTDISAALIGSCTNSSYEDLSRAASIAKQATQAGLKAKTEFFISPGSEEIRSTVSRDGVLEELQKAGGMVLANACGACVGQWERPSMKKGTKNTIVSSFNRNFVGRQDGNPGTHSFVASPELVTAMAFAGDLNFNPIKDNIQLSDGTQFRFSPPQGPPLPEKGYERTLQFYDEPPVDGSSVDLAVDPNSNRIQLIKPFEAWDGKDEQDLTMLIKVRGKCTTDHISAAGPWYKYRGHLQNISQNLLIGAINDENGKANSVRNVDTGEFGTVPSTAEYYRDSNRKWAIVAGDNYGEGSSREAAALSPRYMGGFAVIARSMARIHETNLKKQGLLPLFFRDPTDYDKIMPGAQLKLSNLHILAPGSIVYLTYTNAGQEPIQIELFHSLTDRQITWFKAGSALNTLRPNV, encoded by the exons ATGTTGCGACTCATACGAACTCTTCAGCCATTACAGCGGCGAGGGCTGGCCACTATCAACTCGAGTATTCAGGGCAGTCCGCTCGAGCCTAGCACGTTCATTGACTATGAGAAAGTATCGCAGCAGATCGCACAGGTGCGGAAGAG GCATGGAAAGCCTTTAACACTCGCCGAAAAAATCCTATATGGACATCTCGAAGATCCAAACGCGCAAGAGCTTAAGCGTGGCACCTCGCAGCTCAGACTGAGACCAAAG CGAGTGGCTCTTCATG ATGCCAATGCTCAAATGGCTTTGCTGCAG TACATGACCACTGGTATTCCCAGGGTCCGTGTTCCTACATCTGTTCACACTGACCATCTGATCACCGCTCGAGAAGGAGCCGGGCCAGACATGGACCGTGCCATCGCGGCGAACAAGGAGGTGTATGATTTCTTGCAAACAGCTTGTGCCAAA TACGGGATTGCTTTCTGGAAGCCTGGAGCCGGCATCCTTCATCAAGTGATTTTCGAGCAATACGCTTACCCGGGAGGTCTCATGATCGGCTCCGATTCCCACACCCCCAACGCAGCAGGACTTGGCATGTTAGGTATCGGTGTAGGCGGTATGGAGGCAGTCGACGTGATGGCCGGTTTGGCGTACGAGGTGAAGCACCCCAATATCATTGGTGTCAATCTCACTGGCAAGCTGGGACCGTGGTCAACAACGAAGGACATCATTCTAAAGTTGGCATCCATCTTGACAGTCCGCGGTGGCACGGGCTCGATCATCGAATATTTTGGGTCCGGTGCTGAGAGTCTTTCGGCTACAGGTATGGGCACCATCGGGAACATGGGCGCGGAAGTTGGGGCTACGTGCAGCGTCTTCCCGTTCAACCAAGGAATGGCCGACTATCTGGAGTTGACTGGACGGTCTACAATTGCGAGAGCAGCAGAGAACTACAGGGACGACTTGAAGGCAGATGAGAATGCAGTATATGACAGATTAATTGATATT AATTTGTCCGAACTCGAACCCCACATCAATGGTCCTTTCACTCCTGATCTCTCCTGGCCAATTTCTGGCATGGGTGAAGCCGTTAAGAATACCGACTGGCCAACAGACATCAGTGCAGCTCTCATCGGATCCTGCACCAATTCATCTTACGAAGATTTATCCCGAGCAGCCTCTATTGCTAAACAGGCTACACAGGCGGGCCTTAAAGCGAAAACCGAATTTTTCATAAGTCCAGGGTCTGAGGAAATTCGATCCACCGTTTCAAGAGATGGTGTTTTGGAGGAGCTGCAGAAGGCTGGGGGAATGGTCCTAGCGAACGCGTGCGGGGCCTGTGTTGGTCAGTGGGAGAGGCCatcgatgaagaagggcacGAAGAACACGA TTGTCTCTTCATTCAACCGCAATTTTGTCGGTCGGCAGGATGGCAATCCCGGAACACACTCTTTTGTTGCTAGTCCAGAG CTCGTAACCGCAATGGCGTTCGCAGGAGATTTGAATTTCAACCCTATCAAGGATAACATTCAGCTATCCGACGGCACTCAGTTCCgtttctctcctcctcaaggACCTCCTCTACCCGAGAAGGGTTACGAGCGCACTTTGCAATTCTATGATGAGCCGCCCGTGGACGGATCGAGCGTTGATCTGGCGGTAGATCCAAATTCTAACAGGATTCAGCTCATTAAGCCATTCGAGGCATgggatggaaaggatgaaCAAGATTTGACCATGTTGATTAAAGTGAGGGGCAAGTGCA CAACGGACCATATTTCTGCTGCTGGACCTTGGTACAAATATAGAGGGCATCTACAGAACATCTCTC AAAATCTTTTGATTGGCGCAATCAATGATGAGAAT GGCAAAGCCAACTCTGTACGAAACGTAGATACCGGAGAATTTGGAACTGTCCCTTCTACCGCCGA GTACTACCGTGACTCTAACCGGAAGTGGGCTATCGTGGCGGGCGATAACTATGGAGAAGGATCATCTCGTGAAGCTGCCGCTTTATCGCCTCGGTATATGGGCGGTTTTGCTGTCATTGCTCGCTCAATGGCTCGTATACACGAGACA AATTTAAAAAAGCAAGGTCTCTTGCCCCTTTTCTTCCGTGACCCGACTGATTATGACAAGATTATGCCAGGAGCACAG CTCAAACTGTCTAACCTGCACATCTTGGCCCCCGGAAGCATTGTTTACCTCACCTACACCAACGCAGGACAAGAACCCATTCAGATTGAACTGTTCCATTCTTTAACTGACCGTCAGATCACATG GTTCAAGGCTGGTTCAGCTCTAAATACCCTTCGTCCCAATGTCTGA
- a CDS encoding GDP-mannose transporter 2, with translation MASYTPSSSRPHTPLGLSPRGSYTNLASAAYDASSPGGHGAKDEKERLRAEREVQEALLKAQDGVEKAKKEEVGMPASTVVLPILSYCVASIMMTVVNKFVVSGRQFTMTFLLLAIQSFVCVACVWFAKRIGVINFRDWDLNDAKAWFPVSSLLVAVIYTGSKSLQFLSIPVYTIFKNLTIILIAYGEVIWFGGHVTPLTLCSFFLMVGSSVIAAWADISTTLARLSAGVAVVDPISGADVPLSSSRVMDTVNVGYLWMFVNCLASAGYVLFMRKRIKVTGFKDWDSMFYNNLLSIPVLFVFSLIIEDWGAASFSRNFPEEGRTFLLSAIAFSGAAAVFISYSTAWCVRICGATTYSLVGALNKLPVAASGILFFGDPMNFGNVSAILVGGVSGIVYAVAKTNQAKVEKAKQAKGGDSKA, from the exons ATGGCCTCCTACactccctcctcctctcgTCCACATACCCCTCTGGGCCTCTCGCCTAGAGGCTCGTACACTAACCTGGCCTCGGCCGCGTACGACGCGTCTTCTCCAGGAGGGCATGGTGCgaaggacgagaaggagagactGAGAGCTGAACGCGAAGTACAAGAAGCGTTGCTGAAAGCCCAGGACGGTGTGgagaaggccaagaaggaggaggtaGGCATGCCTGCCAGCACAGTTG TGCTCCCCATCCTGAGTTACTGTGTTGCATCTATTATGATGACTGTTGTCAACAAGTTTGTGGTTTCTGGTCGACAGTTTACAATGACATTTTTAC TCCTTGCTATCCAATCGTTTGTCTGTGTCGCATGTGTATGGTTCGCCAAGCGTATAGGCGTCATCAACT TCCGTGACTGGGACCTGAACGATGCCAAAGCGTGGTTCCCCGTGTCGTCTCTTCTCGTCGCCGTCATTTACACTGGCTCAAAATCGCTTCAATTCCTGTCCATTCCCGTTTATAC AATTTTCAAGAACCTTActatcatcctcatcgccTATGGCGAAGTCATCTGGTTTGGCGGGCACGTCACTCCTCTCACTCTTTGttcattcttcctcatgGTCGGTTCATCCGTCATCGCTGCATGGGCCGATATTTCCACCACCCTCGCGAGGTTATCAGCCGGTGTCGCCGTTGTGGACCCCATCTCTGGTGCAGACGTTCCCCTCTCAAGCAGCAGAGTGATGGATACGGTGAACGTGGGTTACTTGTGGATGTTTGTCAACTGCTTGGCCTCGGCCGGCTATGTTCTCTTTATGAGGAAACGTATCAAGGTGACTGGATTCAAAGATTGGGATTCAATGTTTTACAACAATTTGCTTTCTATCCCTGTTCTGTTTGTCTTTTCCCTCATCATCGAAGACTGGGGAgctgcctctttctcccgCAATTT CCCCGAAGAAGGCCGAacctttcttctttccgctATCGCCTTTTCCGGCGCCGCCGccgtcttcatctcctACTCCACCGCATGGTGTGTCCGTATCTGTGGCGCGACGACATACTCCCTCGTCGGTGCTCTGAACAAGCTGCCCGTCGCGGCGAGCGGCATCTTGTTCTTTGGGGACCCCATGAATTTCGGGAACGTTAGCGCTATCTTGGTTGGAGGCGTGAGTGGGATTGTTTATGCGGTGGCCAAGACGAATCAGGcaaaggtggagaaggcAAAACAGGCGAAAGGCGGGGATAGTAAGGCTTAA